From Pseudomonas hefeiensis, one genomic window encodes:
- a CDS encoding DNA topoisomerase III, which produces MRLSLCEKPPQGRDIAKVLGATRRGEGCLIGSDATVTWCIGNLLEAAPPEAYGEQYKNWSLDQLPIIPKQWKVEIKPKTNAQFKVIKRLLSEASSVVIATDREGEMIARELLELCHYRGPLQRLWLSALNEASIRKALAVLKSGEETFPLYHAALARNRADWLIGMNLSRLFTPLGRRAGYDGVLSVGRVQTPTLRLVVDRDRAIASFVPVPYWDVEVNLSSMGQRFIASWLPPSSGRDEAGRCLQQTLARQALQAITGGKIATVLSLQTEHCREAPPLPFDLSTLQEVCSRKLGFGVQEVLNIAQALYETHKATTYPRSDCRFLPENMFDEVPAVLKALLTTDPALQSAFGRLDRSLRSRAWNDAKVTAHHGIIPTTEPANLARMSEPERQVYELIRSHYLAQFLPHHEFDRTQVELECGGQRLTAVGKQILVHGWKGLLDDDGTKDDEPSQQSQVLPAVQQGTQCTVSDVELKDRRTTAPKPLTEGELIKTMKNVAKLVSDPRLKQKLRDTTGIGTEATRASIIKALIDRGYLLKNKRALKASAAAHTLIESVPAAVADPGMTAIWEQALDEIEAGRLTLEAFVAKQASWIAQLIEHCGTLSLAAPVVAGQRCPVYNNTMLQRTGKSGLFWSCSRYPACKGTLPLKKETHRQ; this is translated from the coding sequence ATGCGTCTATCCCTCTGCGAAAAACCCCCACAAGGTCGAGACATCGCCAAAGTACTGGGCGCCACCCGGCGCGGTGAGGGTTGCCTAATTGGCAGTGATGCAACAGTCACCTGGTGCATCGGCAACCTGCTCGAGGCCGCCCCTCCCGAAGCCTATGGCGAGCAGTACAAGAACTGGTCGCTGGATCAGCTACCCATCATTCCCAAACAATGGAAAGTCGAGATCAAACCCAAGACCAACGCACAGTTCAAGGTCATCAAGCGCCTGCTCAGCGAAGCCTCCAGCGTCGTGATCGCCACCGACCGCGAAGGTGAGATGATTGCCCGTGAATTATTGGAGCTCTGCCACTATCGAGGGCCCCTTCAGCGCCTCTGGTTGTCCGCGCTCAACGAGGCATCGATTCGCAAAGCCCTGGCCGTACTGAAGTCCGGCGAGGAGACCTTTCCGCTCTACCATGCAGCCCTCGCCCGCAACCGCGCCGACTGGCTGATTGGCATGAACCTGAGTCGGCTGTTTACCCCTCTCGGTCGGCGTGCGGGTTACGACGGGGTGCTGTCGGTGGGACGGGTGCAGACCCCGACCCTGCGCTTGGTGGTCGATCGGGATCGTGCGATTGCCAGTTTTGTCCCGGTGCCTTATTGGGACGTGGAGGTGAACCTGTCCTCGATGGGTCAGCGTTTCATCGCGTCGTGGTTACCGCCCAGCTCAGGACGGGATGAGGCAGGTCGTTGCCTGCAGCAGACACTTGCCCGTCAGGCACTCCAAGCGATCACTGGCGGCAAGATCGCCACAGTGCTCTCGTTGCAGACTGAGCATTGCCGCGAAGCACCGCCTCTGCCCTTCGACCTGAGCACGCTGCAGGAAGTCTGCTCGCGCAAACTGGGGTTCGGTGTTCAGGAAGTCCTGAATATCGCCCAGGCCCTGTATGAAACCCACAAAGCCACCACCTACCCGCGCAGCGATTGCCGCTTTTTGCCCGAGAATATGTTCGACGAGGTACCTGCAGTGCTCAAGGCCCTGCTCACCACCGATCCAGCCTTGCAAAGCGCGTTCGGCAGACTTGATCGCTCGTTGCGCTCACGGGCCTGGAACGATGCCAAAGTTACCGCGCACCATGGCATTATCCCCACCACTGAGCCAGCGAACCTGGCACGGATGTCCGAACCCGAGCGCCAAGTCTACGAACTGATCCGAAGCCATTACCTGGCGCAATTTCTGCCGCATCATGAGTTTGATCGGACCCAGGTCGAATTGGAGTGTGGCGGCCAACGGCTAACCGCGGTGGGCAAACAGATTCTGGTCCACGGTTGGAAAGGTTTGCTCGACGACGACGGAACCAAAGACGATGAGCCGAGCCAACAGTCCCAGGTACTCCCCGCCGTACAACAAGGTACGCAATGCACCGTGAGCGATGTCGAACTCAAGGACCGGCGCACCACCGCCCCCAAACCACTCACCGAAGGCGAGCTGATTAAGACCATGAAAAACGTGGCCAAACTTGTCAGCGATCCCCGCCTGAAACAGAAACTGCGGGATACCACCGGCATCGGCACCGAAGCCACCCGCGCCAGCATCATCAAGGCTTTGATCGACCGTGGTTATTTACTGAAGAACAAACGCGCCCTAAAGGCTTCGGCAGCGGCCCATACTCTGATCGAGTCGGTACCGGCCGCAGTCGCCGATCCGGGAATGACCGCGATCTGGGAACAGGCTCTGGACGAAATCGAAGCAGGACGTCTGACCCTCGAGGCGTTCGTCGCCAAGCAGGCAAGCTGGATTGCGCAATTGATCGAACACTGTGGCACGCTCAGCTTGGCGGCGCCTGTCGTAGCCGGTCAGAGGTGTCCGGTTTACAACAACACGATGCTTCAGCGTACAGGGAAGTCGGGCCTGTTCTGGTCGTGCTCCCGGTACCCGGCATGCAAGGGGACTTTGCCCCTCAAAAAAGAGACGCATCGACAGTGA
- the rbbA gene encoding ribosome-associated ATPase/putative transporter RbbA, with the protein MRNDSSPSVRLQGVRLHYGKVEALAGIDLDIPVGRMVGLIGPDGVGKSSLLSLVSGARAVQDGCVEVLGGDMASSHHRKEICSRIAYMPQGLGKNLYPTLSVEENLQFFARLFGHGEAERRRRIDELTQATGLQTFLTRPAGKLSGGMKQKLGLCCALIHDPDLLILDEPTTGVDPLARAQFWELIGSIRVDRPGMSVIVATAYMDEAQDFDWLVAMDDGQILATGTPAELLERTGSDSLESAFVALLPEEKKRGHAPVVIPPLEADEDDIAIEAKDLTMRFGDFVAVDSVSFRIRRGEIFGFLGSNGCGKSTTMKMLTGLLPASEGQAWLFGHEIDPHDLDTRRRVGYMSQAFSLYSELSVRQNLDLHARLFHVPAADIPARVQEMVERFGLEKVLHELPESLPLGIRQRLSLAVAMVHKPELLILDEPTSGVDPVARDAFWRLLVQLSRRDKVTIFISTHFMNEAERCDRMSMMHAGKVLDSDVPAKLVEKRGAKNLEEAFIGYLLDAGGGTPPADKKEATASADTPSEPPAHVRQRFSLQRLLSYAWREALELQRDPVRATLALGGSLILMVVMGFGIGTDVNDLRYAVLDLDQTTLSHNYQLDIAGSTYFLEQPPLTSYEDLDRRMKNGELAMALEIPPGFARDVARGRPVAIGAWFDGAMPQRAETVQGYLQGMHQHWLSEQARRQYGEAALGNISVENRFRYNPDVKSLPAMVPAVIPILLLMLPAMLTALAVVREKEMGSIINLYVTPVTRTEFLLGKQLPYVGLAMLNFLLMTLLAVTVFDVPITGSFLTLATASLLFCFISTGMGLLASAVTKSQIAAMFFAMIGTLIPAMQYGGMIDPVSSLKGSGRIIGEIYPASHIFAISRGVFNKALGFSDLSASFWPLLLAVPVILGLAILLLKKQES; encoded by the coding sequence ATGCGCAACGACTCGTCACCGTCCGTGCGCCTGCAGGGCGTGCGGTTGCACTACGGCAAGGTCGAAGCCCTGGCCGGAATCGATCTGGACATCCCAGTAGGCCGGATGGTGGGCCTGATCGGGCCCGATGGCGTGGGCAAGTCTAGCTTGCTGTCGCTGGTGTCGGGTGCGCGGGCGGTGCAGGACGGCTGCGTCGAGGTGCTGGGCGGCGACATGGCCAGTAGCCATCACCGCAAGGAGATCTGCTCGCGTATCGCCTATATGCCGCAGGGCCTGGGCAAAAACCTTTATCCCACGCTCTCGGTCGAGGAGAACCTGCAGTTCTTCGCCCGCCTGTTCGGACACGGCGAGGCCGAGCGGCGCCGGCGCATCGATGAACTGACTCAGGCGACTGGATTGCAGACGTTCTTGACTCGCCCGGCGGGAAAACTCTCTGGCGGCATGAAACAAAAGCTCGGCCTGTGCTGCGCGCTGATCCACGACCCGGATTTGCTGATTCTTGATGAACCCACCACCGGCGTCGATCCGCTTGCACGCGCGCAGTTCTGGGAGCTGATCGGTAGCATTCGCGTCGATCGCCCCGGCATGAGCGTCATCGTGGCTACCGCCTACATGGACGAGGCACAGGACTTCGACTGGCTGGTGGCGATGGATGACGGCCAGATTCTGGCTACAGGCACCCCGGCCGAGCTGCTGGAGCGAACCGGAAGTGATTCGCTGGAAAGTGCATTCGTCGCGCTGCTGCCCGAGGAAAAGAAGCGTGGCCATGCACCGGTGGTGATTCCACCGTTGGAGGCCGACGAAGACGATATCGCCATCGAAGCGAAGGACCTCACGATGCGGTTCGGCGATTTCGTCGCCGTCGACAGCGTGAGCTTCCGTATCCGCCGGGGCGAGATCTTTGGTTTTCTGGGCTCCAACGGCTGTGGCAAGTCCACCACCATGAAGATGCTAACTGGCCTGCTGCCGGCCAGCGAAGGTCAGGCCTGGCTGTTCGGCCACGAGATCGATCCGCATGACCTCGACACGCGCCGACGCGTGGGCTACATGTCGCAGGCCTTCTCGCTGTACAGCGAACTGAGCGTGCGCCAGAACCTGGACCTGCACGCGCGTCTGTTCCATGTGCCCGCGGCGGACATTCCTGCGCGCGTGCAGGAAATGGTCGAGCGCTTCGGTCTGGAAAAGGTACTGCACGAGTTGCCCGAGTCGCTGCCGCTGGGCATTCGTCAGCGCTTGTCCTTGGCGGTAGCCATGGTGCACAAGCCGGAGCTGCTGATCCTGGACGAGCCGACCTCGGGCGTGGACCCGGTTGCCCGCGATGCCTTTTGGCGATTGCTGGTGCAACTGTCGCGACGCGACAAGGTGACCATTTTCATATCCACCCACTTCATGAACGAGGCCGAGCGCTGCGACCGCATGTCCATGATGCATGCGGGCAAGGTTCTCGACAGCGACGTGCCTGCGAAGTTGGTGGAAAAGCGCGGCGCAAAGAACCTGGAAGAAGCCTTCATCGGCTATCTGCTCGATGCGGGAGGCGGCACGCCGCCGGCAGACAAGAAGGAAGCGACTGCCAGCGCCGACACTCCCAGCGAGCCCCCGGCACATGTGCGTCAACGTTTCAGTCTGCAGCGCCTGCTCAGCTACGCCTGGAGAGAGGCGCTAGAACTGCAGCGCGACCCGGTGCGCGCCACGCTGGCACTGGGCGGTTCGCTGATCCTGATGGTGGTGATGGGATTTGGCATCGGCACCGACGTCAACGATCTGCGCTACGCAGTGCTCGACCTCGACCAGACCACGCTGTCCCACAACTACCAACTCGACATCGCCGGCTCCACTTATTTTCTCGAACAACCACCGCTCACCAGCTACGAAGACCTGGACCGGCGCATGAAAAACGGTGAGTTGGCCATGGCACTGGAGATCCCGCCCGGCTTCGCCCGGGACGTGGCGCGCGGCAGGCCGGTGGCCATCGGCGCCTGGTTCGACGGTGCGATGCCCCAGCGCGCCGAGACCGTGCAGGGCTACCTGCAGGGCATGCACCAGCACTGGCTGTCCGAACAGGCGCGTCGGCAGTACGGCGAGGCGGCACTCGGCAACATCTCTGTGGAAAACCGCTTTCGCTATAACCCCGACGTCAAGAGCCTGCCAGCGATGGTGCCGGCCGTCATCCCCATCCTGCTGTTGATGCTGCCGGCCATGCTCACCGCGCTGGCCGTGGTACGAGAGAAGGAAATGGGCTCCATCATCAACCTCTACGTCACCCCGGTCACGCGCACTGAGTTCCTGCTCGGCAAGCAACTGCCCTACGTGGGTCTGGCGATGCTCAACTTCCTGCTGATGACGCTGCTGGCGGTGACCGTGTTCGACGTTCCGATCACCGGCAGCTTCCTCACCCTGGCCACTGCTTCGTTGCTCTTTTGCTTCATCTCCACGGGCATGGGCCTCCTCGCTTCGGCGGTGACCAAGAGTCAGATCGCGGCGATGTTCTTCGCCATGATCGGCACGTTGATCCCGGCCATGCAGTACGGCGGCATGATCGATCCGGTGTCGTCTCTGAAGGGAAGCGGACGCATCATCGGCGAGATCTACCCGGCCAGCCACATCTTCGCCATCAGTCGCGGGGTGTTCAACAAGGCGCTCGGGTTCAGCGACCTGTCGGCCTCGTTCTGGCCCCTGCTGCTGGCGGTGCCCGTCATTTTGGGTCTGGCCATTCTGCTGCTCAAGAAACAGGAGAGTTGA
- a CDS encoding TetR/AcrR family transcriptional regulator, whose translation MTSPPRSASSRSRTRLTPEVRSEKILESALAEFSRQGFIATRIEDIARGAGLAKSGFYGHFRSKEEVFETLLTRLMVSGEVIAFAETDTVVDFVDRFIDFCYTHLLDTRRQAVLRLLLVEMHRIPALIQQWRREVADPLLNAQVEVLHAAVARGQLADGPILKNFRLAYAPVLYWVLANRPQAQDDAPTLGDLDTHRQIHRQMMLGLLCEPAATKGTTCSRSGSSS comes from the coding sequence ATGACTAGTCCCCCTCGCTCTGCCAGTAGCCGTTCGCGCACCCGCTTGACACCAGAGGTGCGCTCGGAAAAGATCCTCGAATCGGCGCTCGCCGAGTTCTCCAGACAGGGATTCATCGCCACAAGGATTGAGGACATTGCGCGAGGCGCCGGCTTAGCCAAGAGTGGCTTCTACGGACACTTTCGCAGCAAGGAAGAGGTCTTCGAGACGTTGCTTACGCGCTTGATGGTCTCGGGAGAGGTGATCGCCTTCGCGGAAACCGACACCGTGGTCGATTTCGTTGATCGTTTCATCGACTTTTGCTACACGCATCTGCTCGATACTCGTCGACAAGCCGTCCTTCGGTTGCTGCTTGTCGAGATGCACCGAATTCCGGCGCTGATCCAGCAATGGCGCCGCGAGGTTGCCGATCCGCTGCTCAATGCCCAAGTAGAGGTTTTGCACGCGGCGGTTGCTCGCGGCCAGTTGGCTGACGGACCCATACTGAAGAATTTTCGACTGGCCTATGCGCCCGTGCTCTATTGGGTGCTGGCAAACCGGCCGCAGGCGCAGGACGATGCACCTACGCTTGGAGATCTGGACACCCACCGTCAGATTCACCGGCAAATGATGCTGGGCCTGTTATGTGAGCCCGCAGCAACGAAAGGTACTACATGCTCAAGATCTGGTTCCTCATCATGA
- a CDS encoding phospholipase D family protein has translation MLKIWFLIMMMGWLSACTPLPSLEGRNVSEALLSQDGADTQLGRGLAPQVERHPGLSGVASLSDPLGAFAARMVLITAAQRTIDVQYYIWRDDTTGNLMLHALHEAAKRKVRVRMLIDDNGTSGLDEKLALLNAQENVEVRLFNPFPQRRFKSMGFLTDFGRLNRRMHNKSLTVDGQVTVVGGRNIGDEYFGATQGIAFADLDVLVAGTVVDDVSKDFDRYWNSPSAYPVETLVALPDGQRSEQLHEEESASAIGSRAKAYVDVITQSQFVEDLTRGQMALQWVPVRMVSDDPGKVLDEAPPQTLLLSRLTELLGRPAESIDLISPYFVPTKHGVEAFGALADEGVRLRILTNAMESTDVLAVHAGYAKSRAPLLKKSIELFEMRHQSAPDAPKEKAGPFGSSGASLHAKTFAVDGKRVFVGSFNFDPRSARLNTELGFVIDSEPMARAIAKAFDDAIFDHAYQLELDEDDKIVWLERSPQGVKRLSEEPSTSLWRRLYLRLLWWLPLEPLL, from the coding sequence ATGCTCAAGATCTGGTTCCTCATCATGATGATGGGATGGCTGTCGGCCTGCACCCCGCTACCATCATTGGAGGGGCGAAATGTGTCCGAGGCCTTGCTCTCCCAGGACGGAGCAGACACCCAACTGGGACGCGGACTAGCGCCGCAGGTGGAACGGCATCCGGGGCTGTCCGGCGTGGCGTCGTTGTCGGACCCGCTAGGCGCATTCGCCGCACGCATGGTGCTGATCACGGCCGCGCAACGTACCATCGATGTCCAGTACTACATCTGGCGCGATGACACCACTGGCAATCTGATGTTGCACGCTCTGCATGAGGCGGCCAAGCGGAAGGTCCGCGTCAGAATGTTGATTGACGACAACGGAACATCCGGACTCGATGAAAAGCTTGCTCTGCTCAACGCGCAGGAGAACGTCGAGGTTCGGTTGTTCAATCCATTCCCCCAACGTCGTTTCAAGTCAATGGGATTCCTGACGGACTTCGGGCGCCTGAACCGCCGCATGCACAACAAGTCACTCACCGTTGATGGACAAGTCACGGTGGTCGGCGGGCGCAACATCGGCGATGAGTACTTCGGTGCGACCCAGGGCATCGCTTTCGCAGACCTGGATGTGTTAGTCGCCGGGACGGTTGTCGATGACGTCTCCAAGGATTTCGACCGCTACTGGAACAGCCCGTCGGCTTATCCCGTGGAAACGCTCGTGGCCTTGCCGGATGGACAGCGCTCAGAACAGTTGCACGAGGAGGAATCAGCCAGTGCCATCGGTTCGCGGGCAAAAGCCTATGTCGATGTCATCACGCAGTCCCAATTCGTAGAAGATCTCACCAGGGGACAGATGGCCCTCCAATGGGTACCGGTGCGCATGGTGAGCGACGATCCCGGCAAGGTGTTGGATGAGGCACCGCCACAGACCCTGCTGCTGTCGCGCCTGACCGAACTGCTTGGCAGGCCAGCAGAGTCGATAGATTTGATCTCCCCATACTTCGTTCCCACGAAACACGGCGTGGAGGCGTTCGGCGCGCTCGCCGATGAGGGGGTGAGGTTGCGCATATTGACCAACGCCATGGAGTCGACGGACGTCTTGGCGGTGCATGCAGGCTATGCAAAATCTCGTGCCCCACTACTCAAGAAAAGCATCGAGCTCTTCGAGATGCGGCATCAGAGCGCCCCAGACGCACCCAAAGAAAAGGCCGGACCCTTCGGCAGTTCGGGGGCCAGCCTGCACGCGAAGACCTTTGCGGTAGACGGCAAGCGGGTGTTCGTGGGGTCGTTCAACTTCGATCCCCGCTCGGCCAGGTTGAACACCGAGCTGGGTTTCGTGATCGACAGCGAGCCGATGGCGCGAGCAATTGCCAAGGCGTTTGATGACGCTATATTCGATCACGCCTATCAGCTCGAACTGGACGAGGACGACAAGATCGTCTGGCTGGAGAGGAGTCCGCAAGGGGTGAAGCGGCTGAGTGAGGAGCCATCAACGTCCTTGTGGCGGCGCTTATATCTGAGGCTGTTGTGGTGGCTTCCCCTTGAACCACTACTCTAG
- a CDS encoding ABC transporter permease — translation MLRRKIENIYRLGVKELWSLWRDPVMLVLILFVFTFAVYSSASSAPETLNNAPIAIVDEDQSQLSQRIVSAFYPPEFTPPIMIDQSQVDAGMDAGDYTFALIIPPNFQRNVLAGRRAEIQLNTDATRMTQAFTGSGYVQQIVMGEINEFVQRYRGSNAPAVELALRARFNPSLDKSWFGGLTQIINQIAMLSIILSGAALIREREHGTIEHLLVMPVTPAEIMLAKVWSMGLVVLVAAALSLNIVVRGALGVPVAGSLGLFFAGAALVLFATTSLGIFMATIARNMPQFGMLTVLTLMPLQMLSGGSTPFESMPVAVQTVMQAAPTTHFVKLGGAILFRGAGIDVVWPQFLALTVIGLVLFAFSLARFRKTISRMA, via the coding sequence ATGCTGCGCAGAAAGATCGAGAACATCTACCGACTCGGCGTCAAGGAACTGTGGAGTCTTTGGCGTGACCCGGTGATGCTGGTGCTGATCCTGTTCGTGTTCACATTCGCGGTGTATTCCTCGGCCAGTTCCGCGCCCGAAACGCTGAACAATGCACCGATTGCCATCGTCGACGAGGATCAGTCGCAACTGTCGCAACGCATCGTCTCTGCCTTCTACCCGCCCGAGTTCACGCCTCCGATCATGATCGACCAGTCGCAGGTCGATGCGGGCATGGACGCGGGCGACTACACTTTCGCGCTGATCATCCCGCCCAACTTCCAGCGCAACGTGTTGGCGGGCCGGCGGGCCGAAATCCAGCTGAACACCGACGCCACCCGCATGACGCAGGCCTTCACCGGCAGCGGCTACGTGCAGCAGATCGTGATGGGCGAGATCAACGAGTTCGTCCAGCGCTATCGCGGCAGCAACGCGCCGGCGGTTGAGCTGGCCTTGCGCGCGCGCTTCAACCCGTCGCTGGATAAAAGCTGGTTCGGTGGATTGACTCAGATCATCAACCAGATCGCCATGCTCTCCATCATCCTGTCCGGTGCCGCACTGATCCGCGAGCGAGAACACGGCACCATCGAACACCTGCTGGTTATGCCGGTAACACCGGCGGAGATCATGCTGGCCAAGGTCTGGTCGATGGGGCTGGTTGTGCTTGTCGCCGCCGCACTATCGCTGAATATTGTCGTACGCGGTGCGCTCGGTGTGCCGGTGGCAGGCTCGCTAGGGCTGTTCTTCGCAGGCGCGGCGCTCGTGCTGTTCGCCACTACCTCGCTGGGCATCTTCATGGCCACCATCGCGCGCAACATGCCGCAGTTCGGCATGCTCACGGTGTTGACGCTGATGCCGCTGCAAATGCTCTCGGGTGGCAGCACGCCGTTCGAGAGCATGCCCGTGGCGGTGCAGACGGTCATGCAGGCCGCACCGACAACACACTTCGTGAAGCTCGGTGGTGCCATCTTGTTTCGGGGCGCCGGCATCGACGTGGTCTGGCCGCAGTTTCTGGCGCTGACCGTGATCGGCCTGGTGCTGTTCGCGTTCTCGTTGGCACGCTTTCGAAAAACCATCAGCCGGATGGCCTGA
- a CDS encoding HlyD family secretion protein, producing MTISPALKKKLLPVAVIAIAAVAGWWAWSYYTQEDLSAGFVSGNGRLEATEVDVAARLPGRVVDVLVREGEFVKAGQPVARMQLESLEAQRAEAQAGRDQALHSATADEAQVVLRESDVAAAQALVAQREAELDAAKRRLARSKTLSIEGAASIQELDDDQARTRGAEAALAATRAQVTAAQAAVSAAKAQVVGARASVQAAEATIDRIEADIRDSELKSPRDGRVQFLVAQPGEVLAAGGRVLNLLDVSDVYMTFFVPETVAGRVALGSEVRMVLDAAPGVVIPASVSFVASQAQFTPKTVETASERQKLMFRVRAKIAPELLREHLEQVKTGVPGEAWIKLDPEAQWPASLTLNVGR from the coding sequence ATGACTATCTCTCCCGCCCTGAAGAAGAAACTCCTGCCTGTCGCCGTCATTGCCATCGCGGCTGTCGCCGGTTGGTGGGCCTGGTCGTACTACACCCAAGAGGATCTTAGCGCAGGCTTCGTCAGTGGCAATGGCCGACTCGAAGCCACCGAAGTGGACGTCGCTGCACGACTGCCGGGGCGTGTCGTCGACGTACTGGTGCGCGAGGGCGAGTTCGTGAAAGCAGGGCAGCCCGTGGCCCGCATGCAGTTGGAGTCGCTGGAGGCACAGCGCGCCGAAGCGCAGGCCGGTCGCGATCAGGCCCTGCACTCCGCCACCGCCGACGAGGCTCAGGTGGTGCTGCGAGAAAGCGATGTCGCGGCGGCCCAGGCGCTGGTCGCCCAACGAGAGGCAGAGCTGGACGCCGCCAAGCGGCGTCTGGCACGCTCCAAGACTCTGTCCATCGAGGGCGCGGCCTCCATCCAGGAACTCGATGACGATCAGGCCCGTACGCGCGGTGCCGAAGCGGCTTTGGCAGCGACCCGTGCTCAAGTGACCGCCGCGCAGGCGGCAGTGTCCGCAGCCAAGGCGCAGGTGGTGGGGGCCCGCGCCTCAGTCCAGGCTGCAGAGGCCACGATCGATCGGATCGAAGCGGACATCCGCGACAGCGAACTGAAGTCGCCGCGCGATGGACGCGTGCAGTTCCTCGTCGCACAACCCGGCGAAGTGCTCGCTGCCGGCGGCCGCGTGCTCAATTTGCTGGACGTTTCTGATGTCTACATGACTTTCTTTGTGCCCGAGACCGTCGCGGGGCGCGTGGCGCTGGGCAGCGAGGTGCGCATGGTGCTCGATGCCGCGCCTGGTGTGGTGATCCCCGCCTCCGTGTCTTTTGTTGCGAGCCAGGCCCAGTTCACGCCCAAGACGGTGGAAACCGCCAGCGAGCGCCAGAAACTGATGTTCCGCGTTCGCGCCAAGATTGCACCCGAGTTGCTGCGCGAGCACCTGGAACAGGTCAAGACCGGCGTGCCCGGCGAGGCATGGATCAAGCTCGACCCCGAGGCGCAGTGGCCCGCCTCGCTGACCTTGAACGTCGGAAGGTAA
- a CDS encoding efflux transporter outer membrane subunit has protein sequence MVVVALCSGCTSLAPQYEAPPSPVPAAWLDTAQDLQGRPAPSLAWNDYFTDPLLQQLIQTALDNNRDLRVALLRVEEARAAHQIQRADLFPQVNAGAQGARARVPGDLNMSGNPVTSGEYRAEIGVSSWELDLWGRVRNLNDSALQQWLATEAGSQAAHTALVAQVADAYLGVRDLSERVALTQHTVESRQESFRIFSRRFEVGSASKLELTQVQVLLNQAQTLLAQLEQAYAAQIHALGLLIGAHPGPLPEAAPFDETLVLADLAPGLPSELLAARPDIQAAEHRLIAAHANIGAARAAFFPRIALTGNVGTVSAELDGLFSSGSRAWSFVPVVSLPIFDGGLRQANLELSEVRRHIAVAEYEKSIQTAFREVSDALSARRWLTEQRDLQRTALTIAQERARLSQLRYDSGSAPFLEVLDAQRELLSTEQQLVQARSALLSNQVALYAALGGGTQSTAQDTAAPTSASPR, from the coding sequence GTGGTCGTGGTTGCTCTTTGCTCGGGATGTACTTCGCTGGCCCCGCAGTATGAAGCGCCTCCTTCCCCCGTGCCGGCCGCCTGGTTAGACACTGCTCAAGATTTACAGGGGCGTCCCGCACCTTCCCTCGCGTGGAACGACTATTTCACCGATCCTCTGCTGCAACAGCTGATTCAGACCGCGCTGGACAACAACCGGGACCTGCGCGTGGCCTTGCTGCGTGTAGAGGAAGCGCGTGCCGCGCACCAAATCCAGCGTGCCGACCTGTTTCCGCAGGTCAACGCGGGCGCGCAGGGAGCCCGGGCTCGCGTTCCGGGCGACTTGAACATGAGCGGCAACCCGGTGACCAGCGGGGAGTACCGTGCCGAGATCGGTGTGAGCAGTTGGGAGCTCGATCTTTGGGGCCGGGTGCGCAACCTGAATGACTCGGCGTTGCAGCAGTGGCTGGCCACCGAGGCCGGCAGCCAGGCGGCGCATACGGCCCTGGTGGCCCAGGTCGCCGACGCCTACTTGGGCGTTCGGGACTTGAGCGAGCGGGTAGCACTTACTCAGCACACCGTCGAGAGCCGCCAGGAATCCTTCCGCATCTTTAGCAGACGCTTCGAGGTGGGATCGGCGTCCAAGCTGGAGCTGACCCAGGTCCAGGTGTTGTTGAACCAAGCCCAGACGCTGCTGGCGCAACTGGAACAGGCCTACGCGGCGCAGATCCATGCCCTAGGCCTGCTGATTGGTGCCCATCCCGGCCCCTTGCCCGAGGCGGCACCCTTTGACGAAACCTTGGTGCTGGCCGATCTGGCGCCGGGGTTGCCCTCAGAACTGTTGGCAGCTCGCCCGGACATCCAGGCCGCAGAGCACCGCCTGATCGCAGCACACGCCAACATTGGTGCCGCGCGTGCCGCCTTCTTTCCCCGTATCGCACTCACCGGCAACGTGGGTACGGTCAGCGCCGAACTCGATGGCCTGTTCTCTTCCGGCAGCAGGGCTTGGTCCTTTGTGCCGGTCGTCTCGCTGCCCATTTTCGACGGTGGGCTGAGGCAGGCCAATCTGGAGTTGTCTGAAGTACGTCGCCACATCGCCGTGGCGGAATACGAGAAAAGCATCCAGACCGCTTTCCGCGAGGTCTCCGATGCCTTGTCCGCACGCCGTTGGCTGACCGAGCAACGCGACTTGCAGCGCACGGCTCTAACTATTGCGCAGGAGCGTGCCCGCCTCTCGCAACTACGCTACGACAGCGGCTCGGCCCCCTTCCTGGAAGTACTCGACGCCCAGCGCGAGTTGCTCTCGACCGAGCAGCAACTGGTACAAGCCCGCAGCGCCTTGTTGTCGAACCAAGTCGCGCTATATGCGGCTCTCGGTGGGGGAACACAATCCACCGCGCAAGACACCGCCGCGCCGACTTCCGCATCTCCCCGTTAA